One part of the Capricornis sumatraensis isolate serow.1 chromosome 13, serow.2, whole genome shotgun sequence genome encodes these proteins:
- the LOC138089943 gene encoding calcium homeostasis modulator protein 6-like isoform X1 encodes MEKFREVLNLHLKHRNALGYCLVSLLTAGGERIFSSVVFQCPCSASWNLPYGLVFLLVPALALFLLGCMLNGSTWRLLTGCCSRGSREWQRGASVCLNIGAAALVTPLIWVAVALLGGTFYECAASGTKLAVRYLCGNSNSNCSAQLPLVPCQQAQAPDMKQLQRKLTAHSQMLGWSLIAIVIIVLLIFTSINRCWSPVSYMQLKFWEIYLQQEQQIFKSQATEHATQLAQENVKCFFEHSHPQEYNTPSIKDWQKISSLYTFNPKEQYYSTLHKYVNKKQKSQSSTASEEGAMVPVLGFVDSSDMNSTTDL; translated from the exons ATGGAGAAGTTTCGGGAGGTGTTGAATTTGCACCTAAAACACCGCAACGCTCTGGGCTACTGCCTGGTGAGCCTGCTGACGGCGGGCGGGGAGCGCATCTTCTCCAGCGTGGTCTTCCAGTGCCCGTGCAGCGCCTCCTGGAACCTGCCCTACGGCCTGGTCTTCCTGCTGGTGCCGGCGCTGGCGCTCTTCCTCCTGGGCTGCATGCTGAACGGGAGCACCTGGCGCCTGCTGACCGGCTGCTGCTCTCGGGGCTCCAGAGAGTGGCAGCGAGGGGCCTCGGTGTGCTTGAACATCGGCGCCGCAGCCTTGGTGACGCCGCTCATCTGGGTGGCCGTGGCGCTGCTCGGGGGCACCTTCTACGAGTGCGCTGCCAGCGGGACCAAGTTAGCGGTTCGGTACCTGTGCGGGAACTCCAACTCGAACTGCTCCGCCCAGCTGCCGCTGGTGCCCTGCCAGCAGGCCCAGGCGCCCGACATGAAGCAGCTGCAGAGGAAGCTCACGGCGCACTCGCAG ATGTTAGGCTGGAGCCTGATAGCAATTGTTATCATCGTCCTCCTGATTTTTACGTCAATCAATCGATGCTGGTCTCCAGTTAGTTACATGCAGCTGAAATTTTGGGAAATCTATTTGCAACAGGAgcagcagatttttaaaagtcaagccACAGAACATGCAACGCAACTGGCACAAGAAAATGTCAAATGTTTCTTTGAGCATTCACATCCACAGGAATACAACACTCCAAGCATTAAAGACTGGCAGAAGATTTCATCATTATATACTTTCAATCCAAAGGAGCAGTACTACAGCACTTTGCACAAATATGTGAACAAAAAACAGAAGAGTCAAAGTAGCACAGCTTCTGAAGAAGGTGCAATGGTTCCTGTTCTTGGCTTTGTAGATTCATCTGATATGAACAGCACTACAGACTTATGA
- the LOC138089943 gene encoding calcium homeostasis modulator protein 6-like isoform X2, whose translation MFPMLGWSLIAIVIIVLLIFTSINRCWSPVSYMQLKFWEIYLQQEQQIFKSQATEHATQLAQENVKCFFEHSHPQEYNTPSIKDWQKISSLYTFNPKEQYYSTLHKYVNKKQKSQSSTASEEGAMVPVLGFVDSSDMNSTTDL comes from the exons ATGTTTCCT ATGTTAGGCTGGAGCCTGATAGCAATTGTTATCATCGTCCTCCTGATTTTTACGTCAATCAATCGATGCTGGTCTCCAGTTAGTTACATGCAGCTGAAATTTTGGGAAATCTATTTGCAACAGGAgcagcagatttttaaaagtcaagccACAGAACATGCAACGCAACTGGCACAAGAAAATGTCAAATGTTTCTTTGAGCATTCACATCCACAGGAATACAACACTCCAAGCATTAAAGACTGGCAGAAGATTTCATCATTATATACTTTCAATCCAAAGGAGCAGTACTACAGCACTTTGCACAAATATGTGAACAAAAAACAGAAGAGTCAAAGTAGCACAGCTTCTGAAGAAGGTGCAATGGTTCCTGTTCTTGGCTTTGTAGATTCATCTGATATGAACAGCACTACAGACTTATGA